Proteins from a genomic interval of Quercus lobata isolate SW786 chromosome 11, ValleyOak3.0 Primary Assembly, whole genome shotgun sequence:
- the LOC115968744 gene encoding 5-oxoprolinase, with amino-acid sequence MGSFNEEKLRFCIDRGGTFTDVYAEIPGRTDGHVLKLLSVDPSNYDDAPVEGIRRILEEFTGEKIPRTSKIPTDKIEWIRMGTTVATNALLERKGERIALCVTRGFRDLLQIGNQARPSIFDLTVSKPSNLYEEVIEVDERIELVHDKEENQGSSTPLIKGISGEIVRVVKPLNEEALKPLLKGLLEKGISCLAVVLMHSYTYPQHETAVERLAVSLGFRHVSLSSALTPMVRAVPRGLTASVDAYLTPVIKEYLSGFISKFDEGLGKLNVLFMQSDGGLAPESRFSGHKAVLSGPAGGVVGYSQTLFNLETSKPLIGFDMGGTSTDVSRYAGSYEQVLETQIAGSIIQAPQLDINTVAAGGGSKLKFQFGAFRVGPESVGAHPGPVCYRKGGELAVTDANLILGFVIPDYFPSIFGLKEDQPLDIKATREEFEKLAREINSYRKSQDPSAKDMTVEEIALGFVNVANETMCRPIRQLTEMKGHETRNHALACFGGAGPQHACSIARSLGMKEVLVHRFCGILSAYGMGLADVVEEAQEPYSAVYGPESVFEAFHRETILLKQVIQKLQEQGFREENITAETYLNLRYEGTDTAIMVKRRTTEDGSACDYAVEFVNLFQQEYGFKLQNRNILICDVRVRGIGVTNILKPQALELVSGTPKVEDNYKVYFGNGWQDTPLFKLENLGYGHVLPGPSIIMNGNSTVIVEPNCRAIITKYGNIKIEVESTINTMKVAEKVADVVQLSIFNHRFMGIAEQMGRTLQRTSISTNIKERLDFSCALFGPDGGLVANAPHVPVHLGAMSSTVRWQFNYWGDNLNEGDVLVANHPCAGGSHLPDITVVTPVFDKGRLVFFVASRGHHAEIGGITPGSMPPFSKSIWEEGAAIKAFKLVEKGIFQEEGIMKLLQFPSSGEVEHKIPGTRRIQDNLSDLRAQVAANQRGISLIKELIEQYSLDTVQAYMTYVQLNAEEAVREMLKSVATTVSSQSSELGDGNSVTIEEEDYMDDGSIIHLKLTIDSDKGEAIFDFNGTSPEVYGNWNAPEAVTAAAVIYCLRCLVDVDIPLNQGCLAPVKIHIPAGSFLSPSDKAAVVGGNVLTSQRITDVVLTAFQACACSQGCMNNLTFGDDSFGYYETIGGGSGAGPTWHGTSGVQCHMTNTRMTDPEIFEQRYPVLLHKFGLREKSGGTGLHRGGDGLVREIEFKRPVVVSILSERRVHAPRGLKGGKDGACGANFLVTKDNRRVYLGGKNTVEVQAGEILQILTPGGGGWGSPL; translated from the coding sequence ATGGGGAGTTTCAATGAAGAGAAACTCAGGTTTTGCATTGACAGAGGGGGGACCTTCACTGATGTTTATGCTGAAATCCCGGGTCGGACTGATGGtcatgttttgaaacttttGTCTGTTGACCCATCAAACTATGATGATGCTCCAGTTGAGGGTATTCGGAGGATTCTCGAAGAGTTTACAGGGGAGAAAATCCCACGTACTTCGAAAATTCCCACGGATAAGATTGAGTGGATTAGGATGGGTACAACCGTGGCGACAAATGCACTTTtggaaagaaaaggagaaaggaTTGCTTTGTGTGTGACTCGAGGCTTCCGGGATTTGCTCCAAATTGGTAACCAGGCTCGCCCCAGCATATTCGACCTCACTGTATCAAAACCATCTAATCTTTACGAGGAGGTTATAGAGGTTGATGAGAGAATTGAGCTTGTTCATGATAAGGAGGAGAATCAAGGTTCTTCTACACCATTAATTAAGGGCATTTCAGGCGAGATTGTCAGGGTTGTGAAGCCTCTCAATGAAGAAGCTCTCAAGCCTTTACTGAAAGGGTTGTTGGAGAAGGGAATTAGCTGTTTGGCTGTCGTGTTGATGCATTCTTACACTTATCCACAGCATGAAACAGCTGTAGAGAGGTTAGCTGTGAGTTTGGGTTTCAGACATGTTTCTTTATCTTCAGCTTTGACTCCCATGGTTAGAGCTGTTCCGAGGGGTCTAACAGCTAGTGTTGATGCATACTTGACCCCAGTTATTAAAGAGTACTTATCAGGATTCATATCCAAATTTGATGAAGGGTTGGGGAAGTTGAATGTTCTGTTTATGCAATCAGATGGAGGACTTGCACCAGAAAGTAGATTTTCAGGGCACAAGGCGGTGTTGTCTGGTCCGGCTGGTGGGGTTGTAGGCTACTCACAGACTCTTTTTAATCTTGAAACATCGAAGCCCCTTATTGGGTTTGACATGGGTGGTACATCTACTGATGTGAGCCGTTATGCTGGAAGTTATGAACAAGTTCTCGAAACTCAAATTGCTGGTTCTATAATTCAAGCACCTCAGCTTGACATCAACACTGTTGCTGCCGGTGGTGGATCAAAGTTGAAATTCCAATTTGGAGCTTTCCGAGTTGGACCAGAATCAGTGGGTGCACACCCTGGTCCTGTGTGTTACCGGAAAGGTGGGGAATTGGCAGTAACAGATGCAAACCTGATTCTAGGATTTGTTATTCCTGATTATTTCCCATCCATCTTTGGCCTTAAGGAAGATCAGCCTCTAGATATCAAGGCGACTAGAGAAGAATTTGAGAAGCTTGCAAGGGAAATAAACTCCTACAGAAAGAGTCAGGATCCATCTGCCAAGGACATGACAGTGGAGGAGATTGCTCTGGGATTTGTGAATGTTGCTAATGAGACAATGTGTCGTCCAATACGGCAGTTAACTGAGATGAAGGGCCATGAAACAAGGAACCATGCTCTTGCTTGCTTTGGAGGTGCTGGACCTCAGCATGCGTGCTCCATTGCTAGGTCTTTGGGTATGAAAGAAGTACTCGTTCACAGGTTCTGTGGGATCTTAAGTGCTTATGGGATGGGATTAGCCGATGTTGTTGAAGAGGCACAGGAGCCATATTCTGCTGTTTATGGTCCCGAATCTGTCTTTGAGGCCTTTCACAGAGAAACTATTTTGCTGAAGCAAGTAATACAGAAGTTGCAAGAGCAAGGTTTTAGAGAGGAAAACATTACTGCAGAgacatatttaaatttaagataTGAAGGTACAGACACTGCCATCATGGTTAAGAGGCGAACAACTGAAGATGGATCAGCTTGTGATTATGCAGTGGAATTTGTGAATCTCTTTCAGCAAGAGTATGGATTTAAACTACAAAACAGGAACATCTTAATATGTGATGTAAGAGTTCGTGGTATAGGAGTCACAAATATATTGAAGCCTCAGGCCCTTGAACTTGTTTCTGGTACTCCTAAAGTTGAAGACAACTACAAGGTTTACTTTGGGAATGGGTGGCAAGATACACCTCTGTTCAAGCTTGAGAATTTGGGGTATGGGCATGTCTTGCCAGGTCCTTCAATCATCATGAATGGGAATAGTACTGTTATAGTGGAGCCCAACTGTAGAGCTATTATAACCAAATATGGAAACATTAAAATTGAAGTTGAGTCTACTATAAACACCATGAAAGTAGCAGAAAAAGTTGCAGATGTTGTGCAGCTTTCAATCTTTAATCACAGGTTTATGGGAATTGCTGAACagatgggaaggaccctacagaggACTTCTATATCAACAAATATCAAGGAACGGCTGGATTTCTCTTGTGCTCTCTTTGGTCCTGATGGGGGACTAGTTGCAAATGCCCCTCACGTTCCTGTTCACCTAGGAGCCATGTCTAGCACAGTTCGGTGGCAGTTCAACTATTGGGGTGATAATTTGAATGAAGGTGATGTTTTGGTTGCCAATCATCCTTGTGCTGGTGGTAGCCATCTTCCTGATATAACTGTTGTTACACCTGTTTTTGATAAGGGGAGGCTAGTATTTTTTGTGGCAAGCCGAGGGCATCATGCAGAGATTGGTGGAATAACTCCTGGAAGCATGCCGCCTTTTTCAAAGTCCATATGGGAAGAAGGGGCTGCCATAAAAGCATTTAAGCTCGTGGAAAAGGGGATTTTTCAGGAAGAAGGAATCATGAAGCTTCTCCAGTTCCCCAGCTCTGGTGAAGTGGAGCATAAGATCCCTGGAACACGCAGGATTCAAGATAATCTATCAGATCTTCGAGCTCAAGTAGCTGCAAATCAGAGAGGAATTTCCCTCATAAAAGAGCTTATTGAGCAGTATAGTTTGGACACTGTTCAGGCTTACATGACGTATGTGCAGTTGAATGCAGAAGAAGCAGTGAGAGAAATGCTTAAGTCAGTTGCTACTACAGTTTCATCTCAGTCATCTGAGCTTGGAGATGGAAATTCAGTAACCATTGAGGAAGAGGATTACATGGATGACGGGTCCATTATTCATTTGAAACTGACAATTGATTCTGATAAAGGTGAAGCAATTTTTGACTTTAACGGGACTAGTCCTGAAGTTTATGGGAATTGGAATGCACCAGAAGCAGTAACAGCTGCAGCAGTCATTTACTGCCTTCGCTGTTTGGTGGATGTCGATATTCCTCTCAATCAAGGTTGTTTGGCTCCTGTTAAAATCCATATTCCAGCAGGGTCATTCCTCTCTCCAAGTGATAAAGCTGCGGTGGTGGGAGGTAACGTTCTGACATCACAGAGAATAACTGATGTTGTACTAACTGCATTTCAAGCTTGTGCATGTTCACAGGGTTGTATGAATAACCTCACATTTGGGGATGATTCTTTTGGTTATTATGAAACAATTGGAGGTGGGAGTGGGGCTGGTCCAACCTGGCATGGAACCAGTGGAGTCCAATGCCACATGACCAACACGAGAATGACTGATCCGGAGATTTTTGAGCAGAGATATCCGGTTCTTTTGCATAAATTTGGGCTTAGGGAGAAGAGCGGGGGAACCGGACTTCATAGAGGAGGTGATGGTCTTGTCAGGGAGATAGAGTTCAAGCGCCCTGTTGTGGTGAGCATTCTATCGGAGAGGCGTGTTCATGCACCAAGAGGCCTAAAAGGTGGCAAAGATGGGGCTTGTGGGGCTAACTTCCTTGTCACAAAAGATAATCGGAGAGTTTATCTTGGGGGTAAAAATACAGTTGAGGTGCAGGCAGGGgaaattcttcaaattttaaCTCCTGGTGGTGGGGGATGGGGTTCTCCTCTTTGA